The stretch of DNA AATGGTTTTTATACGGATGGATGTATTGCATGGCCATGCTGGTAATGGGAATACGCATGCTGATCAAATGGAAGGGAAATCGCTATCAAACTTTCCGTACAGTTTCGGTGATGTTTTTTCAATTGTGTTTTGCATTTATCATTCCCGAAATTCTATCTGCATTAAATCAACCTGCCGTAGATGTAAAACATATCTGGCCGCTCCACTATAATTATTTCGATGGCGCCCGTATCGATCAGATGTATGCCTTCGGTGGTATTGGAATTACTTTATTCTGGTGGGGAATAGCATTGTTTTTAATCGGTGTTCCCTTGTTCACTTATTTTTACGGCAAACGCTGGTATTGCAGTTGGATTTGTGGTTGTGGCGGACTCGCAGAAACCGCGGGTGATCCTTTTCGTCACCTGAGTGATAAATCGCAAAAGGCATGGAAAATTGAACGCTGGATGATTTATTCGGTGCTGGTGTTTGTGAGTGTTATGACGCTTCTTGTTGTGGTAGCCTGGTATAGCGGAAAAGATGAGGTGATGGGCATAAGCAGTGGTTTTATAAAAATGATTTATGGATTTTTAATTGGTTCTATTTTTTCCGGTGTAGTTGGTACGGGTTTTTATCCCCTAATGGGAAATCGTGTATGGTGCAGGTTTGGTTGTCCGCTCGCTGCCTACATGGGAATCATCCAGCGGTTTAAATCGCGGTTTAGAATTACTACCAATGGCGGACAATGCATTTCTTGTGGTAATTGCAGTGCCAGTTGTGAAATGGGAATTGATGTGCGCTGGTATGCGCAAAGGGGACAAAATATCGTTCGCGCTTCTTGTGTGGGTTGCGGAATTTGCTCCAGTGTTTGTCCGCGCGGTGTCCTTAAACTCGAAAACGCTCCTGAAGCAGGCAGAATAAATAATGATCCGATTCTCATTGGAAGAGAAGGTGTAAAAATGAATACAGATTTAATTAAATAACATGTCGGAAATCTTAGACGAACAGGAGAAACCCCGAAGGAAACAATATCCTGAAAAAGTATTTCGTCCGATTTATTTTATTGTCCCCATCATCATTTTCGCC from Flavobacteriales bacterium encodes:
- a CDS encoding 4Fe-4S binding protein; translation: MRAIRNISLTVFFAALLLFLSSLFLSSYRLSDQVIAERFSVMYTASGKSYYEILRPQLEPMVNVEYHSSFGFISDYSAIIKKYNEPLIAAGNWDEVIKDDQLVMITKHSSSGWLADHAVYVSTFCFLGMLLGGILYFLVTGPANEYRRRAVWFSSLSNRGVAGIVLGSGLILFYIILYFFPAYLSPWMLLADPLRHWFTDKGEADQWFLYGWMYCMAMLVMGIRMLIKWKGNRYQTFRTVSVMFFQLCFAFIIPEILSALNQPAVDVKHIWPLHYNYFDGARIDQMYAFGGIGITLFWWGIALFLIGVPLFTYFYGKRWYCSWICGCGGLAETAGDPFRHLSDKSQKAWKIERWMIYSVLVFVSVMTLLVVVAWYSGKDEVMGISSGFIKMIYGFLIGSIFSGVVGTGFYPLMGNRVWCRFGCPLAAYMGIIQRFKSRFRITTNGGQCISCGNCSASCEMGIDVRWYAQRGQNIVRASCVGCGICSSVCPRGVLKLENAPEAGRINNDPILIGREGVKMNTDLIK